From one Vanacampus margaritifer isolate UIUO_Vmar chromosome 12, RoL_Vmar_1.0, whole genome shotgun sequence genomic stretch:
- the LOC144061535 gene encoding uncharacterized protein LOC144061535 isoform X2 has product MSEPRTLFTITASSSSPCGSSTATSRSISKARQGKSQDKKDAEVPLATASKELQSPQRLGYSISSGLNHGNSPNDLEPSQEIVWGPMSPPSSWRGQNARTLEVSDIVNLIAPKETKPQGKLSPLWQWMGENLTPEMPKARVGKKSIRQNGLNELIKLARQFDENMQQNQEALVQLNNEISKAPTETPTLLNQTEAELRALFDLSTQMVSGDFSPVSSKSSLDKSQINKSSSNNNNNNNIDFDDDWDNDDMLNDPFLLALMQNPDQDSGPVLHSPQTNLRDLCPKVKPTTRSTFKLESNPHFQISVQPNLEISKKKIHDCKWDDRDDDALFYQACDSVEKLSQSATTPLLINQTMPTNRKSPGNFIRSNSLPGETLRVHQGQNAQVSNSVPVGGHIKSGREPSKAAFKRSVYYTCLSPAQWRASAQQMK; this is encoded by the exons ATGTCCGAGCCGAGGACGCTCTTTACGATTACAGCATCGTCGTCTTCTCCGTGTGGTTCCTCCACTGCTACGTCGAGGTCTATATCCAAAGCTCGTCAGGGAAAAAGTCAGGACAAGAAGGACGCCGAAGTGCCCTTAGCGACTGCCAGTAAAG AGCTGCAGAGTCCTCAGCGCCTAGGCTACAGCATCTCCTCGGGACTCAACCATGGAAACTCTCCAAATGACCTGGAGCCCTCACAAGAAATCGTGTGGGGTCCCATGTCACCCCCCAGCTCTT GGCGGGGGCAGAATGCCAGAACCTTGGAAGTATCCGACATTGTCAATCTTATTGCGCCGAAG GAAACAAAACCGCAAGGGAAGCTGTCGCCTCTGTGGCAGTGGATGGGCGAGAACTTGACGCCCGAGATGCCCAAAGCCAGAGTGGGGAAGAAGTCCATTCG GCAGAACGGCTTGAATGAGCTGATAAAACTGGCCCGGCAGTTTGACGAGAACATGCAGCAGAACCAGGAGGCGTTGGTCCAACTAAACAATGAAATCAGCAAAGCACCAACAGAAACACCGACACTACTGAACCAAACGGAGGCCGAGCTCCGAGCCCTTTTCGACTTGTCCACTCAGATGGTCAGCGGAGACTTCAGCCCAGTCTCCTCCAAATCCTCCCTGGACAAAAGCCAAATCAACAAGTCCagttctaataataataataataataatatcgaCTTTGATGACGACTGGGACAATGACGACATGCTCAACGATCCTTTTCTGCTAGCCCTAATGCAGAATCCCGACCAGGATTCTGGCCCGGTCCTGCATTCCCCTCAGACCAATCTACGGGACTTATGTCCCAAAGTCAAACCCACTACAAGAAGCACTTTTAAGttggagtccaaccctcacttcCAAATATCTGTTCAACCCAACCTAGAAATATCCAAGAAGAAGATTCACGACTGTAAATGGGACGACAGGGACGATGATGCGCTCTTCTACCAGGCGTGCGACAGCGTGGAAAAGCTCTCCCAATCTGCAACCACGCCTCTGCTCATCAACCAAACAATGCCCACTAACAGAAAGTCACCTGGCAACTTCATCCGTTCCAATTCCTTACCGGGCGAAACTTTGAGAGTCCATCAAGGACAGAATGCTCAAGTGTCTAATAGTGTCCCGGTAGGAGGCCACATTAAAAGTGGGCGTGAACCTTCGAAGGCGGCCTTCAAGAGGAGTGTGTACTACACG TGTTTGTCACCAGCCCAATGGCGGGCAAGTGCTCAGCAGATGAAATAG
- the LOC144061535 gene encoding uncharacterized protein LOC144061535 isoform X1 — translation MSEPRTLFTITASSSSPCGSSTATSRSISKARQGKSQDKKDAEVPLATASKELQSPQRLGYSISSGLNHGNSPNDLEPSQEIVWGPMSPPSSWRGQNARTLEVSDIVNLIAPKETKPQGKLSPLWQWMGENLTPEMPKARVGKKSIRQNGLNELIKLARQFDENMQQNQEALVQLNNEISKAPTETPTLLNQTEAELRALFDLSTQMVSGDFSPVSSKSSLDKSQINKSSSNNNNNNNIDFDDDWDNDDMLNDPFLLALMQNPDQDSGPVLHSPQTNLRDLCPKVKPTTRSTFKLESNPHFQISVQPNLEISKKKIHDCKWDDRDDDALFYQACDSVEKLSQSATTPLLINQTMPTNRKSPGNFIRSNSLPGETLRVHQGQNAQVSNSVPVGGHIKSGREPSKAAFKRSVYYTVRSNKVFVTSPMAGKCSADEIEHKRQEALARRWQRMQSALKP, via the exons ATGTCCGAGCCGAGGACGCTCTTTACGATTACAGCATCGTCGTCTTCTCCGTGTGGTTCCTCCACTGCTACGTCGAGGTCTATATCCAAAGCTCGTCAGGGAAAAAGTCAGGACAAGAAGGACGCCGAAGTGCCCTTAGCGACTGCCAGTAAAG AGCTGCAGAGTCCTCAGCGCCTAGGCTACAGCATCTCCTCGGGACTCAACCATGGAAACTCTCCAAATGACCTGGAGCCCTCACAAGAAATCGTGTGGGGTCCCATGTCACCCCCCAGCTCTT GGCGGGGGCAGAATGCCAGAACCTTGGAAGTATCCGACATTGTCAATCTTATTGCGCCGAAG GAAACAAAACCGCAAGGGAAGCTGTCGCCTCTGTGGCAGTGGATGGGCGAGAACTTGACGCCCGAGATGCCCAAAGCCAGAGTGGGGAAGAAGTCCATTCG GCAGAACGGCTTGAATGAGCTGATAAAACTGGCCCGGCAGTTTGACGAGAACATGCAGCAGAACCAGGAGGCGTTGGTCCAACTAAACAATGAAATCAGCAAAGCACCAACAGAAACACCGACACTACTGAACCAAACGGAGGCCGAGCTCCGAGCCCTTTTCGACTTGTCCACTCAGATGGTCAGCGGAGACTTCAGCCCAGTCTCCTCCAAATCCTCCCTGGACAAAAGCCAAATCAACAAGTCCagttctaataataataataataataatatcgaCTTTGATGACGACTGGGACAATGACGACATGCTCAACGATCCTTTTCTGCTAGCCCTAATGCAGAATCCCGACCAGGATTCTGGCCCGGTCCTGCATTCCCCTCAGACCAATCTACGGGACTTATGTCCCAAAGTCAAACCCACTACAAGAAGCACTTTTAAGttggagtccaaccctcacttcCAAATATCTGTTCAACCCAACCTAGAAATATCCAAGAAGAAGATTCACGACTGTAAATGGGACGACAGGGACGATGATGCGCTCTTCTACCAGGCGTGCGACAGCGTGGAAAAGCTCTCCCAATCTGCAACCACGCCTCTGCTCATCAACCAAACAATGCCCACTAACAGAAAGTCACCTGGCAACTTCATCCGTTCCAATTCCTTACCGGGCGAAACTTTGAGAGTCCATCAAGGACAGAATGCTCAAGTGTCTAATAGTGTCCCGGTAGGAGGCCACATTAAAAGTGGGCGTGAACCTTCGAAGGCGGCCTTCAAGAGGAGTGTGTACTACACGGTGAGGAGCAACAAAG TGTTTGTCACCAGCCCAATGGCGGGCAAGTGCTCAGCAGATGAAATAGAACACAAGAGGCAAGAAGCTTTGGCTAGGAGGTGGCAGAGGATGCAGAGCGCGCTGAAACCATAG
- the LOC144061535 gene encoding uncharacterized protein LOC144061535 isoform X3: MSEPRTLFTITASSSSPCGSSTATSRSISKARQGKSQDKKDAEVPLATASKGRGQNARTLEVSDIVNLIAPKETKPQGKLSPLWQWMGENLTPEMPKARVGKKSIRQNGLNELIKLARQFDENMQQNQEALVQLNNEISKAPTETPTLLNQTEAELRALFDLSTQMVSGDFSPVSSKSSLDKSQINKSSSNNNNNNNIDFDDDWDNDDMLNDPFLLALMQNPDQDSGPVLHSPQTNLRDLCPKVKPTTRSTFKLESNPHFQISVQPNLEISKKKIHDCKWDDRDDDALFYQACDSVEKLSQSATTPLLINQTMPTNRKSPGNFIRSNSLPGETLRVHQGQNAQVSNSVPVGGHIKSGREPSKAAFKRSVYYTVRSNKVFVTSPMAGKCSADEIEHKRQEALARRWQRMQSALKP; this comes from the exons ATGTCCGAGCCGAGGACGCTCTTTACGATTACAGCATCGTCGTCTTCTCCGTGTGGTTCCTCCACTGCTACGTCGAGGTCTATATCCAAAGCTCGTCAGGGAAAAAGTCAGGACAAGAAGGACGCCGAAGTGCCCTTAGCGACTGCCAGTAAAG GGCGGGGGCAGAATGCCAGAACCTTGGAAGTATCCGACATTGTCAATCTTATTGCGCCGAAG GAAACAAAACCGCAAGGGAAGCTGTCGCCTCTGTGGCAGTGGATGGGCGAGAACTTGACGCCCGAGATGCCCAAAGCCAGAGTGGGGAAGAAGTCCATTCG GCAGAACGGCTTGAATGAGCTGATAAAACTGGCCCGGCAGTTTGACGAGAACATGCAGCAGAACCAGGAGGCGTTGGTCCAACTAAACAATGAAATCAGCAAAGCACCAACAGAAACACCGACACTACTGAACCAAACGGAGGCCGAGCTCCGAGCCCTTTTCGACTTGTCCACTCAGATGGTCAGCGGAGACTTCAGCCCAGTCTCCTCCAAATCCTCCCTGGACAAAAGCCAAATCAACAAGTCCagttctaataataataataataataatatcgaCTTTGATGACGACTGGGACAATGACGACATGCTCAACGATCCTTTTCTGCTAGCCCTAATGCAGAATCCCGACCAGGATTCTGGCCCGGTCCTGCATTCCCCTCAGACCAATCTACGGGACTTATGTCCCAAAGTCAAACCCACTACAAGAAGCACTTTTAAGttggagtccaaccctcacttcCAAATATCTGTTCAACCCAACCTAGAAATATCCAAGAAGAAGATTCACGACTGTAAATGGGACGACAGGGACGATGATGCGCTCTTCTACCAGGCGTGCGACAGCGTGGAAAAGCTCTCCCAATCTGCAACCACGCCTCTGCTCATCAACCAAACAATGCCCACTAACAGAAAGTCACCTGGCAACTTCATCCGTTCCAATTCCTTACCGGGCGAAACTTTGAGAGTCCATCAAGGACAGAATGCTCAAGTGTCTAATAGTGTCCCGGTAGGAGGCCACATTAAAAGTGGGCGTGAACCTTCGAAGGCGGCCTTCAAGAGGAGTGTGTACTACACGGTGAGGAGCAACAAAG TGTTTGTCACCAGCCCAATGGCGGGCAAGTGCTCAGCAGATGAAATAGAACACAAGAGGCAAGAAGCTTTGGCTAGGAGGTGGCAGAGGATGCAGAGCGCGCTGAAACCATAG